The Solibacillus isronensis genome includes the window TGGTACATGGGTAACGGAACAGCCTGAAATTGATTTGATTTCATTTACAGGATCGACTGTTACAGGTAAACAGATTATTAAAAATGGCGCGGATACATTGAAGAAAACATCATTTGAGCTTGGCGGGAAAGCAGCGAATATTATTTTCGAAGATGCGGATTTATCAAAAGCTGTACCGACATCGATTCAGGCAGCATTTTTAAATTCTGGGCAAGTTTGTTTAGCCGGTTCACGCATTTTAGTGCAGCGTACAATTTTAGACGAATTTTTGGATAAATTTAAAGCGGCAGCAGAGGCGCTAGTCGTTGGTGATCCGCAAGACCCGAAAACGACGACAGGGCCGTTAGTAAGTAAAGTTCAATACGATAAGGTGAATTATTATATTGAATTGGCCAAAGAAGAAGGGGCAAAACTGGTTACAGGTGACCAGCCGCTACAATTATCGGATGATCTGGAGAAGGGCTACTACATTGCCCCAACAATTTTCCTGCATCATGATCCGAATGCACGTACTTGTCAGGAAGAGATTTTTGGTCCGGTCGTAACGATTTTACCGTTCGATACGGAAGAAGAAGCTTTAACGATTGCGAACAATACGGATTATGGCTTAAACGGGGTCATTTGGACAGAAAATCTAAAGCGAGCACACCGTGTGTCACATGCCGTACGTGCTGGGACCATTTGGGTGAATTGCTGGTTTGTTCGTGATTTACGTGTTCCATTTGGCGGCTTCAAAAAGAGCGGTGTTGGTCGAGAAGGTGGACGTCATAGTATGGAATTCTTTACGGAAGCGAAGAATATTTGCATCTCCTTGAACTAAAATGCTTATCATCCTATTTGGAAACCAAATGGGGTGATAAGCTTTATTTAGATTGAAGGCAGAAATAGATTTTGAAATGGTTACTACTGGTGTGTATTGAAGCGCTAATTCCAAGAAATAGATAAATAGATGTTGAGTAGAGATTGAATTATATATTGAAAGGCGTGGATT containing:
- a CDS encoding aldehyde dehydrogenase, with the protein product MLTTEKEVLTVNHFINGQYRQSATKKTFEVHDPSNQRLIAIVSEASEEDVTEAANSARQAFEHSEWRTMPLAERCAKIRRMADIIVERKEEIARLEAMDVGKPYQHAVGSDIPRAAHNLRFFADFVEKQGDEAYPMDENFINYTRYEPVGVAGLITPWNAPFMLTTWKLGPCLAAGNTAVIKPAELTPLSVSLLGEIAQQAGIPDGVVNVIHGSGKTVGTWVTEQPEIDLISFTGSTVTGKQIIKNGADTLKKTSFELGGKAANIIFEDADLSKAVPTSIQAAFLNSGQVCLAGSRILVQRTILDEFLDKFKAAAEALVVGDPQDPKTTTGPLVSKVQYDKVNYYIELAKEEGAKLVTGDQPLQLSDDLEKGYYIAPTIFLHHDPNARTCQEEIFGPVVTILPFDTEEEALTIANNTDYGLNGVIWTENLKRAHRVSHAVRAGTIWVNCWFVRDLRVPFGGFKKSGVGREGGRHSMEFFTEAKNICISLN